From Candidatus Thioglobus sp., the proteins below share one genomic window:
- a CDS encoding copper chaperone PCu(A)C — protein MLNNIIKILFMLVAFVSITTTNAASHAQQNNHVNHQITITDPWIRSAPINAPALGLFMSISNNTDQELRLISADAKGYKRIELHRTIDSHGVMKMVKQAFMPILAQGELHLKPGSWHIMLIGPEKVPSEDEQVSVNLKFDNGSTHTIKASVRKGRMMMKHHSMH, from the coding sequence ATGTTAAACAATATTATAAAAATACTATTTATGTTAGTAGCATTCGTCAGTATAACAACGACAAATGCCGCATCTCACGCACAACAAAACAATCATGTAAATCATCAAATCACCATTACAGACCCCTGGATTCGTTCAGCACCTATTAATGCACCTGCGTTAGGCTTGTTTATGAGTATTAGTAATAATACTGATCAGGAGCTTAGGCTGATTTCTGCCGATGCTAAGGGCTATAAGCGCATTGAGCTGCACAGAACAATTGATAGCCATGGTGTTATGAAAATGGTTAAACAGGCATTTATGCCAATCCTTGCACAAGGTGAGCTACACTTAAAACCTGGTAGCTGGCATATTATGTTAATTGGGCCAGAGAAAGTGCCAAGTGAGGATGAGCAGGTTAGCGTGAATCTTAAGTTTGATAATGGCAGTACTCATACAATTAAAGCTTCAGTTAGAAAAGGTAGAATGATGATGAAACATCATTCGATGCATTAA
- a CDS encoding SCO family protein, whose protein sequence is MSAKFFMVIGAAILLIAAVLYSLNGSKDYRSLNAKLASAQIMYNPQRPLSTFSLSDHNGDVFNNNSLMGDWSLVLFIYTHCPDVCPTELANMAMLKAQLENKRSGIIPKVVAITFDPLRDTPKVLKTYVSHFDKAFIGVSGDTQQIDQLVKDLGAYYERVVYDEAGKPRTLKKHEPLPKDAIDKGYVINHTARVYLMSPDGQVLAGFPTPHKASDMANDIELLIKAFEE, encoded by the coding sequence ATGAGCGCCAAGTTTTTTATGGTTATTGGCGCGGCTATCTTGTTGATTGCTGCAGTACTTTATTCTTTAAATGGTAGCAAGGATTATAGAAGTTTAAATGCTAAATTAGCCTCAGCACAAATCATGTATAACCCACAAAGGCCATTATCTACATTCTCTTTGAGTGATCATAATGGCGATGTGTTTAATAACAACAGTCTTATGGGTGATTGGTCGTTGGTATTGTTTATCTATACTCATTGTCCAGATGTCTGCCCAACAGAGCTGGCCAATATGGCCATGTTGAAAGCTCAGCTTGAAAATAAGCGCTCAGGTATTATTCCTAAAGTCGTTGCCATTACATTTGACCCTCTAAGAGATACACCCAAGGTGTTAAAAACCTATGTTTCTCATTTTGATAAAGCCTTTATCGGTGTATCGGGCGATACCCAACAAATTGATCAATTGGTTAAGGATTTAGGTGCGTATTACGAGCGCGTGGTTTATGATGAAGCGGGCAAGCCAAGAACGCTTAAAAAGCATGAGCCATTACCTAAGGATGCGATAGATAAGGGCTATGTGATTAATCATACGGCTAGAGTCTATTTAATGAGTCCTGATGGGCAAGTTTTAGCCGGCTTTCCAACACCACATAAGGCGAGTGACATGGCTAATGATATCGAATTATTAATCAAAGCTTTTGAAGAATAA
- a CDS encoding PhoH family protein has protein sequence MHITLEIDNSEQLADVCGSFDRNIQTIAKSLDVEINNKGGEFVIHGDNKHLAARILQDLSMLSKTQSIGVHDVEMSIKAYTDDDISSESVNIKTKRKFIHVRSKNQQHYVKAIKEKDCTFGIGPAGTGKTYLAVARAVEALECSDVRRIVLVRPAVEAGEKLGFLPGDLTEKIDPYLRPIYDALYEMIGFDKVNKLLDKNTIEVAPLAFMRGRTLNEAFIILDEAQNTTTEQMKMFLTRMGFGSKMVITGDVTQIDLARPNQSGLLHAMKVLESEPRISFCHFHSRDVVRHKLVQRIVQAYEIFE, from the coding sequence ATGCATATTACTCTAGAAATTGATAATTCTGAACAACTGGCTGATGTTTGCGGCTCGTTTGATCGAAACATACAAACCATTGCAAAAAGTCTTGATGTTGAAATTAACAACAAAGGCGGAGAGTTTGTTATTCATGGCGATAACAAACACTTAGCTGCTCGAATTTTGCAAGATTTAAGTATGCTCAGTAAAACTCAATCTATTGGTGTACATGACGTAGAAATGAGCATTAAAGCCTACACTGATGACGATATATCCAGTGAATCGGTTAACATTAAAACTAAGCGAAAATTTATTCATGTGCGTTCAAAAAATCAACAACATTACGTTAAAGCCATTAAGGAGAAAGATTGCACTTTTGGCATTGGACCTGCAGGCACAGGAAAAACTTATCTGGCGGTTGCACGCGCGGTTGAAGCACTTGAATGTTCAGATGTAAGACGCATCGTATTGGTTCGTCCTGCTGTTGAAGCAGGTGAAAAACTTGGTTTTTTACCTGGAGATCTAACCGAAAAAATTGATCCTTACTTACGTCCAATTTACGACGCTTTGTATGAAATGATTGGCTTTGATAAGGTTAATAAGCTTTTGGATAAAAATACTATTGAAGTGGCGCCTTTGGCCTTTATGCGCGGACGCACGCTAAACGAAGCCTTTATCATTTTAGATGAAGCTCAAAATACCACAACCGAACAAATGAAGATGTTTTTAACTCGTATGGGTTTTGGCTCCAAAATGGTTATTACAGGCGACGTTACTCAAATTGATCTTGCTCGACCTAATCAATCAGGCTTACTTCATGCTATGAAGGTTTTAGAAAGCGAACCTAGAATTTCTTTTTGTCATTTTCACTCAAGAGATGTAGTTCGACACAAATTAG